One Paenibacillus riograndensis SBR5 DNA segment encodes these proteins:
- a CDS encoding spore germination protein, translating to MKSAFEANLDYLKKTLDHLPDIIFKKMHVGQPGIQIAMVYLSGIADADMLNEHIVKPLILTGIRERHSQFNPEKLKEELIQQTAFTINTKEAADIEACVIEVLSGNTCLLIEGNEEFFVVSTGKFPLRSVEEPNTETLVRGPREGFIEDLESNLAMIRRHIKDLSFKIDKIRIGRRSSRKLAVLYISDIANPKLVQEVKRRVETIDVDDASDTGIIEQWIEESSWSPFPQIQASERSDKAITALMSGRVVILLDGTPFALIAPMTFWMLAQSPEDYYERFPLGTFFRLLRLTALFIATFLPSLYVALISFHPGLIPPELVISIISSREGIPFPVFVEALIMEVSLEILREASLRLPKGIGQVIGIVGGLVIGQAAVEAAVVSSFLIIIVGLTAIASFASPQYSGSIGIRLLRFPIMIIAAIYGLYGVILAFIFLGAHMVQIKSFGVPYMSPLAPIRLRDQQDTLVRVPFKYQKKRPIMLKTQDETSANRKRR from the coding sequence ATGAAAAGCGCATTCGAGGCGAACTTAGATTATCTAAAAAAGACCCTTGATCACCTCCCTGATATCATCTTCAAAAAAATGCATGTGGGGCAACCGGGGATTCAGATAGCTATGGTCTATCTCTCCGGAATTGCAGATGCAGATATGCTAAACGAACATATCGTTAAGCCGCTCATTTTAACCGGAATCCGTGAAAGACATTCCCAATTTAATCCGGAAAAACTGAAGGAAGAATTGATACAGCAGACGGCTTTTACGATCAATACGAAAGAAGCAGCAGATATTGAGGCATGCGTGATTGAAGTGTTATCAGGAAATACTTGTCTCCTGATCGAAGGAAACGAGGAATTTTTTGTTGTTTCTACGGGCAAGTTCCCATTGCGCAGTGTTGAAGAACCAAACACCGAGACTCTGGTGAGAGGGCCAAGAGAAGGTTTTATCGAGGATCTGGAAAGCAACCTGGCCATGATAAGACGGCACATCAAAGATCTCAGTTTCAAAATTGATAAAATAAGGATAGGAAGAAGATCTTCTCGAAAATTAGCGGTCTTGTACATATCGGATATCGCAAACCCGAAGCTGGTCCAGGAAGTTAAACGAAGAGTCGAAACAATTGATGTGGATGATGCTTCCGACACCGGGATTATTGAGCAATGGATCGAGGAAAGTTCATGGTCTCCATTTCCTCAGATTCAAGCTTCTGAACGCTCGGATAAAGCAATCACTGCTTTAATGTCCGGAAGAGTCGTCATTCTCCTGGATGGCACGCCATTCGCTCTGATAGCTCCCATGACCTTCTGGATGCTGGCCCAATCCCCAGAGGATTATTACGAGCGGTTTCCTTTAGGAACATTTTTTCGTTTGCTTCGATTAACGGCCCTTTTCATTGCAACATTCCTACCTTCGCTGTACGTCGCACTCATTTCATTCCATCCCGGACTGATCCCGCCCGAGCTGGTGATATCTATCATTTCCTCAAGAGAGGGGATTCCTTTTCCCGTTTTTGTGGAGGCTTTAATCATGGAGGTATCATTGGAAATATTGCGCGAGGCAAGTCTGCGGCTGCCCAAAGGCATAGGACAGGTTATAGGTATTGTAGGCGGCCTTGTAATTGGACAAGCAGCCGTCGAGGCGGCCGTCGTAAGTTCTTTCCTGATTATTATCGTGGGTCTCACTGCCATTGCATCCTTTGCAAGCCCGCAGTACAGCGGCAGTATTGGAATTCGGCTCCTTCGGTTCCCTATTATGATCATCGCAGCGATTTATGGCCTCTATGGTGTGATTTTAGCCTTTATTTTTTTAGGTGCGCACATGGTCCAGATCAAAAGCTTTGGGGTTCCTTACATGTCACCTCTGGCCCCAATCCGCTTAAGAGATCAACAAGATACTTTGGTCCGGGTTCCTTTTAAATATCAGAAAAAGCGTCCTATAATGCTAAAGACACAGGATGAAACATCCGCTAACAGGAAAAGGAGGTGA
- a CDS encoding serine/threonine protein kinase, with product MAFEWWRGFVRAWRDYPLPEGTGIGERYKIESLLGQGSYGLTYRCWDNKGGAFVAVKQSRPSKKAVGRVLLGKESDVLRSMDHPNIPKCRDYFEYKGSNWLVTDYIEGKTLEDLIFDEHIVYGERECLAATLKLMELVAHVHARGYVHLDLRIPNVILKGEEMYLIDFGLARRIGEKETVCDERKPATGELPKQMPPVIASDLYDIGQFMLFMLYSGYQPEPGEAERNWREELDLSPGMLHLLSRLLGERESYSDTTLFVREAEVLHESLR from the coding sequence ATGGCATTTGAGTGGTGGCGGGGATTTGTCCGGGCCTGGCGGGATTATCCGCTCCCGGAGGGGACGGGGATCGGCGAACGATATAAGATAGAATCATTGTTGGGGCAAGGGAGCTACGGGCTGACCTACCGGTGCTGGGACAATAAGGGTGGGGCTTTTGTGGCCGTCAAACAGTCCAGACCGAGCAAGAAAGCGGTGGGCCGGGTTTTGCTTGGCAAGGAAAGTGATGTCTTGAGGTCCATGGATCATCCCAACATTCCCAAGTGCCGTGATTATTTTGAGTACAAAGGCTCCAACTGGCTGGTAACCGATTATATCGAGGGGAAAACGCTGGAAGATCTGATCTTTGATGAGCATATCGTCTACGGGGAGCGGGAGTGTCTGGCCGCGACATTGAAACTGATGGAACTGGTAGCCCATGTCCATGCCCGTGGATATGTTCACCTGGATCTGCGCATCCCTAATGTGATCCTTAAAGGAGAAGAAATGTACTTAATTGATTTCGGGCTGGCGAGGCGGATCGGCGAGAAAGAAACCGTGTGTGATGAACGGAAGCCGGCGACGGGGGAGCTCCCGAAACAGATGCCGCCGGTTATCGCCTCGGATTTGTATGACATCGGACAATTCATGCTGTTCATGCTGTATTCCGGTTACCAGCCTGAACCGGGAGAAGCGGAACGGAACTGGCGCGAGGAACTGGATTTGTCGCCCGGGATGCTGCATCTTCTTTCCCGGCTTCTTGGTGAGCGGGAGTCCTATTCAGATACAACTTTGTTTGTCCGCGAGGCGGAGGTTTTGCATGAGAGCCTGCGTTGA
- a CDS encoding GerAB/ArcD/ProY family transporter, whose product MSLEKDRISSAQMVILGLLTLIGDMALVYPSVMAAGAHEDAWIAGLISIPLGLATVKLMISAANINPNQTIIELSTQVLGRWVGGAVAVSYLFFFLMAASVYVREIEDFMCTQIYEATPGGVIRFMAIVLLVYGLRLGLENLGRSAQIFFPFFALFLLSLILLYPNIEMDRIYPILNTPFPDMLHTIMYGVYYPYGEMCVFFMVYPFAQKHSKTSRDIFISLFIGAIGLNLIVFLSLSVLGPYFSEHEFYPAYILAQRINIGNFLQRVEALLATTWIISTYFKTALYLYAFVLGTAQLLKLKTYKHLIFPAGFLIYGMTNLLAKDIIFYVKGIPPYWVDWDFTYAFVFPSLLLIVNYFRKRSAQAREQG is encoded by the coding sequence ATGAGTCTTGAAAAGGACCGGATCAGTTCGGCTCAAATGGTCATACTGGGACTTTTGACGCTTATTGGTGATATGGCGCTTGTATATCCTTCAGTCATGGCAGCCGGCGCCCACGAGGATGCGTGGATTGCCGGGCTCATTAGTATTCCGTTGGGGCTGGCAACCGTTAAATTAATGATATCCGCCGCAAATATCAATCCAAATCAGACAATTATCGAGCTTTCAACCCAAGTTTTAGGAAGATGGGTAGGCGGAGCTGTAGCGGTGAGTTATTTGTTCTTTTTCCTGATGGCTGCATCCGTTTATGTCAGAGAAATTGAAGATTTCATGTGCACACAAATTTATGAGGCGACACCCGGCGGGGTGATCCGCTTCATGGCCATTGTCCTCCTGGTGTACGGCCTGCGGCTGGGTCTGGAGAATCTGGGCCGGTCGGCACAGATCTTTTTTCCTTTTTTTGCCCTGTTTCTGCTCTCCCTGATCCTGCTGTATCCCAATATTGAAATGGACCGGATCTATCCTATTCTGAATACTCCTTTTCCTGATATGCTGCACACCATTATGTACGGTGTATATTATCCGTACGGGGAAATGTGCGTGTTCTTCATGGTTTATCCCTTTGCCCAAAAACACAGCAAAACGAGCCGCGATATATTCATCTCCCTTTTCATCGGAGCTATCGGCCTTAACCTGATTGTGTTTCTTTCTCTGTCGGTACTCGGGCCCTATTTTTCCGAGCATGAATTTTATCCGGCCTATATTCTTGCCCAACGAATCAACATCGGCAATTTTCTGCAGCGGGTTGAAGCACTGTTGGCCACCACCTGGATTATCAGCACTTACTTCAAAACAGCGCTTTATCTCTACGCCTTTGTCTTAGGGACAGCCCAGTTGCTGAAGCTGAAAACCTACAAGCATCTGATCTTTCCGGCGGGTTTTCTGATTTACGGCATGACGAATCTGCTGGCCAAAGATATTATTTTCTACGTTAAGGGAATTCCACCTTATTGGGTGGATTGGGACTTCACCTATGCATTTGTCTTCCCGTCGCTCCTGCTCATTGTTAATTATTTCAGGAAACGCTCCGCCCAAGCCAGGGAACAAGGGTAA
- a CDS encoding spore germination protein, with protein MESGGCDLKDTNFATLSSCLKENQQQLVQLFGKSTDLVIKELQPDPCTQIAVIYIDGLVDTQVLHNSILFSLQEGCTPDRLKALDAGQKLELLHKRILMAGDISVTRDLEPFVHQLLSGNVMVLVDGTSSALRIGLPGWEDRNVSEPSSQTVVRGPMEGFTENLRTNTALIRRKIKDPQLWLETLQIGRVTQTSVSIMYLTHIANPDLVQEVKRRLDKIDTDSILESGYIEEFIQDKAATPFPTVYNSDRPDTIAAGILEGKVAILVDGTPFVLLVPTFFVSFFQSAEDYYQRADIATLLRFIRFLSFFITLLAPSFYVAVTTYHQEMIPTTLVISLAAQRESVPFPAFVEVILMELTYEILREAGVRIPKNIGQAISIVGTLVIGQAAVSAGFISSAMVIIVSITAISSFVIPETGMAIAARILRFALIILAGFIGLYGILFGVFIIVMHLASLRSFGMPYMSPIGPYQSKDLKDSLFRFPWPFLKSRPTNSKIQNPNRQGTSK; from the coding sequence ATGGAAAGTGGAGGATGCGACTTGAAGGATACGAACTTTGCCACATTGTCATCCTGTCTTAAGGAAAATCAGCAGCAGCTGGTTCAGCTTTTCGGGAAAAGCACGGATCTGGTGATCAAAGAGCTGCAGCCGGATCCTTGTACGCAAATCGCCGTGATTTATATAGACGGCCTTGTGGATACGCAAGTGCTGCATAATTCCATACTTTTTTCGCTACAGGAAGGCTGTACTCCGGACCGGCTGAAAGCTCTGGATGCCGGGCAGAAGCTTGAGCTTCTGCACAAACGCATTCTGATGGCAGGAGATATATCCGTCACCCGTGACCTGGAGCCATTTGTTCACCAGCTGCTGTCCGGCAATGTGATGGTGCTGGTGGATGGAACCTCAAGTGCGCTGCGGATCGGGCTGCCCGGGTGGGAGGACCGCAATGTCAGTGAACCAAGCTCACAGACGGTTGTACGGGGCCCGATGGAGGGATTCACCGAGAATTTACGGACGAACACGGCGCTGATCCGGAGAAAAATCAAAGACCCCCAGCTATGGCTGGAGACTTTGCAGATCGGAAGAGTGACACAGACCAGCGTATCTATTATGTATCTCACCCACATAGCCAACCCTGATCTTGTACAGGAGGTCAAACGCCGGCTGGACAAAATTGATACAGACAGCATTCTGGAGAGCGGATATATCGAGGAATTTATTCAGGATAAGGCAGCGACGCCTTTTCCGACTGTGTATAACAGCGACCGGCCGGACACCATCGCGGCAGGAATTCTCGAGGGCAAGGTGGCGATTCTTGTTGACGGCACACCGTTTGTCCTGCTGGTGCCCACTTTTTTTGTTTCCTTTTTTCAATCGGCAGAAGATTACTATCAGCGGGCGGATATTGCCACCTTGCTGCGTTTCATCCGTTTTTTATCTTTTTTCATTACCTTGCTTGCCCCCTCTTTTTATGTAGCGGTCACTACTTATCATCAGGAGATGATCCCTACCACGCTCGTCATCAGTCTTGCCGCACAGAGGGAGAGCGTTCCCTTTCCGGCGTTCGTGGAAGTAATCCTGATGGAATTGACGTATGAGATCTTGCGGGAAGCGGGCGTGAGAATACCGAAGAACATAGGGCAGGCTATCTCCATCGTCGGTACGCTGGTGATTGGCCAGGCGGCGGTTTCAGCGGGCTTTATTTCATCAGCGATGGTTATCATCGTCTCCATTACGGCCATTTCAAGCTTTGTCATCCCTGAAACGGGAATGGCCATTGCCGCAAGAATCCTTCGTTTTGCATTAATCATCCTGGCCGGCTTTATCGGATTGTATGGCATTTTGTTCGGTGTCTTTATCATTGTGATGCATTTGGCCAGCCTGCGTTCCTTCGGGATGCCGTATATGAGTCCAATCGGTCCATACCAATCCAAGGATCTGAAGGATTCGCTCTTCCGCTTCCCCTGGCCGTTCTTAAAGTCAAGACCGACAAACAGTAAAATTCAAAACCCTAACCGCCAAGGCACATCTAAGTGA
- a CDS encoding Ger(x)C family spore germination protein — MSPKKSRTLFMLLFTLLAPFLLSGCWERRELNEMGFILGMGLDKAESGYRVTMQVVIPSAISSQTVGGTGGGGVPVVVSDFTVPTIYEADRQYSLLSSRSGYKGHIRVLVIGEELARAGIAETLDVLIRSREPRNDYYVMVAKDTTAKEVLKILTPMDKLPANKLFNAMDKSHKESARTVAVPLIKFIENLIYEGINPVLTGVEITGNAKEGDKKSNLEESTPRASLRYRSVAVFKKDKMIGWLSDGEVIGFNYISNNIVHSSGPIIGDDGRPIVIEALHSSTKRKVKIINGEPHIYIHVKAECNVEEVESRDNLESEKVITELEKKSEERIVYLMKSAAEQINEKYNVDIMGFGQMIYRAKPQAWAKLQQRKGEDYLKSLPVHYSASVSITRIGVTDKSFVDDIKE, encoded by the coding sequence ATGAGCCCTAAAAAAAGTAGAACTCTTTTCATGCTGCTGTTTACTCTTCTCGCCCCCTTCCTGCTCAGCGGCTGCTGGGAAAGAAGGGAATTAAATGAAATGGGCTTTATATTGGGAATGGGACTGGATAAGGCGGAATCCGGCTACAGGGTCACGATGCAGGTAGTTATCCCTTCTGCGATTTCCTCACAGACGGTTGGAGGAACGGGTGGGGGCGGGGTACCAGTGGTTGTATCCGACTTCACAGTCCCGACAATTTATGAAGCTGACCGGCAGTACAGTCTTCTCAGTTCGAGATCAGGCTACAAAGGGCATATCCGGGTCCTGGTGATCGGGGAGGAACTCGCACGTGCCGGTATCGCCGAGACTCTTGATGTGCTGATACGGAGCCGGGAGCCGCGAAATGATTACTATGTCATGGTCGCAAAAGACACCACTGCAAAAGAGGTTCTAAAGATTCTTACCCCGATGGATAAATTGCCGGCGAATAAATTGTTTAATGCGATGGATAAATCCCATAAGGAATCCGCCAGGACAGTCGCTGTTCCTTTGATCAAATTTATTGAAAATCTGATCTATGAAGGAATAAATCCGGTATTGACCGGAGTTGAGATAACCGGCAATGCTAAAGAGGGTGACAAGAAGAGCAATCTCGAAGAGAGTACCCCCAGGGCCAGTTTGCGTTACCGCAGTGTCGCTGTATTCAAGAAGGACAAGATGATCGGGTGGTTAAGCGATGGAGAGGTGATCGGCTTCAATTATATCTCCAATAATATTGTCCACAGCTCGGGTCCGATCATAGGAGACGACGGCCGGCCCATTGTTATTGAAGCGCTGCACTCATCCACTAAACGTAAGGTGAAAATAATCAATGGAGAGCCGCATATTTACATTCATGTAAAGGCGGAGTGCAATGTGGAAGAGGTAGAAAGCCGGGATAATCTGGAGTCGGAGAAGGTCATCACAGAGCTGGAGAAGAAATCGGAAGAGCGGATAGTCTACCTGATGAAGTCGGCAGCTGAGCAGATTAATGAGAAATACAATGTGGATATCATGGGCTTTGGACAGATGATCTACCGTGCGAAACCGCAGGCCTGGGCCAAACTGCAGCAGCGGAAGGGAGAAGATTACCTGAAGTCGCTGCCCGTTCATTACAGTGCCAGCGTGTCGATTACCCGGATCGGCGTTACAGACAAATCTTTTGTTGACGATATCAAGGAGTGA
- a CDS encoding FapA family protein, whose amino-acid sequence MPQRTTEKNGIIIVQNNQFYITSPLPGGKPAILSAIPPVVLELNHQPVAGPVPVVSSDRVTWSIQEPPPYEITVSDDKLQAFLTLNRVEQYKWNLVNSPASSHLAVRAEMDSSALLSTLGIEQIIADLEKKTISQNLNIPAIYAELNHPTHLPICVAEGRPPAAGEDAKLDLFFSGLAGNPFNPLEEAADSPDPLRIPCARKGDVIARKHLPRDGVPGYDVYGSILPAAPPRDIKVVAKEGTLLLPSHEITALTEGRPRVTGTKVKTFDITTAYTVPGCVNRHTGNIVFSGDVIVHQDVEDNSIIESLGNVYVCGNVQNSTITATGSIYILGNVGNSQLYSGSFGVTYNRLYHLSEKLIEEVNLLREASRLLTYELQSRQQTVKFGQVILLLMETKYKKIPVLTRDLESIVAGIKYTSHPDNSQLQRILDIFLRPAQFIDAFNDALLVSLLKLLKDLYTGVARMEEANVCVDIPECHNTIIKSSGDICIRKDGTLQSDLLSLADITFLLPEAVCRESQLEAGGNLTAPIVSGESGAHSLLKAGHKISVRKMDAGRVTVGRHSQEITGPVEDMIFTPQNLSGGAE is encoded by the coding sequence ATGCCACAGCGCACCACCGAGAAAAACGGCATTATTATTGTCCAGAACAACCAGTTCTACATTACCTCCCCGCTGCCCGGCGGCAAGCCGGCAATCCTTTCCGCTATCCCGCCTGTTGTGCTGGAGCTTAATCATCAGCCGGTAGCTGGTCCCGTACCCGTTGTATCCTCCGACCGGGTTACCTGGTCCATACAAGAACCGCCTCCCTATGAGATCACCGTCTCCGACGATAAACTCCAAGCCTTCCTTACCCTGAACCGTGTCGAACAGTATAAATGGAATCTGGTGAACAGCCCGGCGTCGAGCCATCTCGCGGTAAGGGCTGAAATGGACTCTTCCGCTCTGCTGTCCACCCTCGGGATTGAACAGATTATTGCCGATTTGGAGAAAAAAACGATTTCGCAAAACCTGAATATCCCCGCCATCTATGCAGAATTGAATCATCCGACCCATCTGCCGATTTGTGTGGCGGAAGGCAGGCCGCCTGCTGCAGGCGAAGACGCCAAGCTTGATTTGTTTTTTTCCGGGCTTGCCGGAAACCCTTTCAATCCCTTAGAAGAGGCTGCGGATTCCCCCGATCCACTCCGGATTCCCTGTGCCCGGAAAGGCGATGTCATTGCCCGCAAGCACCTTCCCCGCGACGGTGTACCCGGGTACGATGTATACGGCAGTATTCTGCCCGCCGCACCTCCCAGGGATATCAAAGTTGTAGCCAAAGAGGGCACTCTGCTGCTGCCAAGCCATGAAATTACAGCCCTTACAGAAGGCCGGCCGCGTGTGACCGGCACAAAGGTCAAAACTTTCGATATCACAACCGCATATACCGTTCCGGGCTGTGTGAACCGCCATACAGGCAATATCGTCTTCTCCGGCGATGTAATTGTACACCAGGACGTGGAAGACAACTCGATCATCGAGTCCTTAGGGAATGTGTATGTATGCGGCAATGTCCAGAATTCTACCATTACAGCAACAGGCAGTATTTATATACTGGGCAATGTGGGCAACAGCCAGTTGTATTCAGGCTCCTTCGGCGTAACCTACAACCGTCTCTATCACCTCTCCGAGAAGCTGATCGAAGAAGTCAACCTCTTGCGGGAAGCCTCCAGACTGCTGACCTATGAATTACAGTCCCGACAGCAGACGGTAAAGTTCGGGCAGGTCATTCTGCTGCTCATGGAGACTAAATATAAGAAGATTCCCGTCCTGACCCGTGATCTGGAGTCCATAGTTGCCGGCATTAAATATACCTCTCATCCAGACAACAGCCAGCTGCAGCGGATTCTGGACATTTTCTTACGGCCAGCCCAGTTCATCGATGCCTTTAATGATGCCTTGCTGGTGTCGTTATTGAAATTGCTGAAGGATCTGTATACCGGGGTAGCCCGCATGGAGGAAGCCAACGTCTGTGTTGACATCCCCGAGTGCCATAACACCATCATCAAATCAAGCGGCGATATTTGCATTCGCAAGGACGGGACCCTGCAAAGCGATCTGCTTTCCCTGGCAGACATCACCTTCTTGCTGCCGGAGGCAGTCTGCCGGGAATCACAGCTGGAGGCCGGCGGGAACCTGACTGCACCAATAGTAAGCGGCGAATCAGGCGCCCATTCATTGCTAAAAGCCGGCCATAAAATCAGTGTCCGCAAAATGGACGCAGGCAGAGTAACCGTCGGCCGCCATTCCCAAGAGATCACCGGGCCCGTCGAGGACATGATCTTCACCCCGCAGAATCTCAGCGGAGGGGCGGAGTGA
- a CDS encoding TetR/AcrR family transcriptional regulator: MTAHAILQAALSEFAEKGFEGASLAGIAQLVGIKKQSIATYFPKKEDLFIAAFQEMARHYIEFLDQLYKEILGTPVEARLREIVYRTYYYRVEYPVLTAFYKRSVQFPAPFFQEMLEQQISMMEQRSAAFYRAVFEEGMNSGEIRRQHTESLLSAYYCLQDGIAMQMFFYNQEEFGRRLKDIWEIFWAGIKQI, encoded by the coding sequence ATGACAGCCCACGCTATTTTGCAAGCCGCATTGTCCGAATTTGCCGAAAAAGGCTTTGAAGGAGCTTCATTGGCGGGGATTGCCCAGTTGGTAGGGATTAAAAAACAGTCCATTGCGACCTATTTTCCCAAAAAAGAGGATTTGTTTATAGCGGCCTTTCAGGAAATGGCCCGGCATTATATTGAATTTCTTGACCAGCTGTACAAGGAAATCCTTGGCACACCTGTAGAGGCCAGACTGCGTGAGATTGTATACCGGACCTATTATTATAGGGTGGAGTACCCGGTGCTGACCGCTTTTTATAAAAGGAGTGTCCAATTCCCGGCGCCTTTTTTTCAGGAGATGCTGGAGCAGCAGATTTCAATGATGGAGCAGCGCTCAGCGGCATTTTACCGGGCTGTTTTTGAGGAAGGCATGAACTCCGGGGAGATCCGGCGGCAGCATACGGAAAGTCTTCTCTCGGCTTATTATTGTTTACAGGATGGCATTGCCATGCAGATGTTTTTTTATAATCAGGAGGAATTCGGGCGGCGCCTGAAGGATATCTGGGAGATCTTCTGGGCAGGCATTAAGCAGATATAA
- a CDS encoding GNAT family N-acetyltransferase, whose product MRVERVTTEEQLQEAFRIRREVFVEEQGVALADEFDDHEKDAEHILLYQEGLPVGTARLRSVEGWAKLERICLSAPYRKSGLGSVIIDTLEKMAVEQGHRQAKLHGQKQAEGFYQRLGYVTSSPVFMEDGIPHVLMVKQL is encoded by the coding sequence ATGCGGGTAGAGCGGGTGACCACCGAAGAACAATTGCAGGAGGCTTTCAGAATCAGGCGGGAAGTGTTTGTGGAGGAGCAGGGCGTGGCGCTGGCAGATGAATTTGATGATCATGAAAAAGACGCGGAGCATATATTGCTCTATCAGGAAGGGCTTCCTGTGGGAACGGCCAGACTAAGGAGTGTGGAAGGGTGGGCTAAGCTTGAACGGATTTGCCTGAGCGCTCCTTACCGCAAAAGCGGACTGGGGTCCGTTATAATCGATACGCTGGAAAAAATGGCGGTTGAACAGGGGCACCGGCAAGCCAAGCTGCATGGCCAGAAGCAGGCCGAGGGCTTTTATCAACGGCTGGGATATGTAACGAGTTCGCCGGTTTTCATGGAGGATGGCATTCCGCATGTGCTTATGGTCAAGCAACTGTAG
- a CDS encoding class I SAM-dependent methyltransferase: MPTHPYVSRFFVNADARRDKLIYDLPESWWSRPYEYEWCTNFVSSHDVVLDAACGISHPLKFYLAGYSAEVHACDIDARILSRDAIIQEIASDIGEEAARLVEARRTTRLHLAQANLTALPYENESFDTIFCISVLEHLSLEDSVRAVKEFHRTLNGEGLLVLTFDYPTVNLLRMNEVLLQAGFEYWGETDFKLPADAVRTEQWGGLSCFRAVLKKAPI; this comes from the coding sequence ATGCCAACACATCCGTATGTTTCGCGTTTTTTTGTGAATGCCGATGCCCGCCGCGACAAGCTGATTTATGATTTGCCGGAATCCTGGTGGAGCCGGCCTTATGAATACGAATGGTGCACGAATTTTGTTTCCTCCCATGATGTGGTGCTGGATGCTGCCTGCGGAATCTCCCATCCGCTCAAGTTCTACCTTGCCGGTTACAGCGCGGAGGTTCATGCCTGCGATATCGATGCGCGGATTCTCTCCCGGGATGCGATTATTCAGGAGATTGCCAGCGACATCGGCGAGGAAGCGGCACGGCTGGTAGAAGCCAGGCGGACCACCCGCTTGCATCTGGCCCAGGCTAATCTGACCGCATTGCCTTATGAGAATGAAAGCTTTGATACAATATTCTGTATCTCGGTCCTGGAGCATTTGTCCCTGGAGGATTCCGTGCGGGCCGTAAAGGAATTTCACCGCACACTGAATGGGGAGGGGCTGCTTGTACTGACTTTTGATTACCCCACGGTTAATCTGCTGCGGATGAATGAAGTGCTGCTGCAGGCCGGATTTGAGTACTGGGGCGAGACGGATTTCAAGCTTCCTGCAGATGCTGTACGGACAGAGCAGTGGGGTGGACTGAGCTGTTTCCGGGCCGTGCTTAAAAAGGCGCCAATCTAG
- a CDS encoding CapA family protein, producing the protein MRRFAVITLVLFLLIPGQAAFSQGASPQEKINLAFAGDILLDGFVGDQIAKYGVNFPFAKVAPALKKADIAFANLETPVSVRGEAAEKTFAFRSKPAALAGLNAAGIDGVTLANNHILDFGQDAMLDTLVHLDKYKIGHTGAGKNSNEAFRPYVQTVKNQKIAILGVSRVLSSPSWYAGTNSPGAASAYTPEPMLGAIKKSAKENDYTIVYIHWNNEFKDYPEPYARNLAKQMIDSGADIIIGAHSHCLMGIEYYKHKPIYYSLGNFVFNRSTRGGDKTIHSMLVNFEISNNRVKSRITPVKITGGQPNFMGEAYNKDTIKRMNQLSFNAVIAADGAVSEKL; encoded by the coding sequence TTGCGCAGATTTGCAGTCATCACTTTAGTATTGTTTTTGCTGATTCCCGGGCAGGCAGCTTTCAGTCAGGGGGCTTCCCCGCAGGAGAAGATTAACCTTGCTTTTGCCGGAGATATTTTGCTGGATGGATTTGTCGGCGATCAGATCGCCAAGTATGGAGTCAACTTTCCTTTTGCGAAGGTAGCACCTGCCCTGAAAAAAGCAGATATAGCTTTTGCCAACCTGGAGACACCCGTATCGGTTAGAGGTGAGGCGGCAGAGAAAACCTTTGCTTTCCGTTCCAAACCGGCGGCACTGGCGGGGCTGAATGCTGCCGGGATCGATGGTGTGACCTTGGCCAATAATCATATTCTTGATTTTGGACAGGATGCCATGCTGGATACGCTGGTTCATCTGGATAAATACAAGATCGGCCATACCGGGGCGGGGAAAAACAGCAATGAAGCTTTCCGGCCCTATGTCCAAACGGTAAAAAACCAAAAAATCGCCATACTTGGGGTAAGCCGCGTGCTCTCCAGCCCGTCCTGGTATGCAGGAACAAACAGTCCGGGTGCAGCTTCGGCCTATACGCCTGAGCCCATGCTGGGGGCTATCAAGAAATCGGCCAAAGAAAACGATTATACCATCGTGTACATCCACTGGAACAATGAGTTTAAGGATTACCCTGAGCCATACGCCCGCAATCTGGCGAAGCAGATGATCGACAGCGGTGCGGATATCATTATCGGCGCGCACAGCCACTGCCTGATGGGGATCGAATATTACAAGCATAAGCCGATCTATTATTCACTGGGCAATTTTGTGTTCAACCGGTCCACACGCGGCGGCGACAAGACCATTCATTCTATGCTGGTGAACTTTGAGATCAGCAATAATAGGGTGAAGAGCCGGATTACGCCGGTCAAAATTACCGGCGGTCAGCCGAATTTTATGGGTGAGGCCTACAATAAAGATACTATTAAGCGGATGAACCAGCTCTCGTTCAATGCCGTGATCGCAGCGGACGGAGCCGTTAGCGAGAAGCTGTGA